The following nucleotide sequence is from Sphingomonas panacisoli.
TGCGCGGCGAAACGATCAAGAGCGCGCGCGATGTCGGCTGGGTGAAACTGCTGACCGCCGGGCGGATGATGCGGCATGAGGTGCAGGAGATCCCGGCGGACGCGACCGCCGCCGAATTCCGCCGCCGTTATCCGCTCGGCGCGGTCAGCCGGGTGGTACTGACCGACGCGAACGGCGACTATGCCGGGATTATTCCGCCCGCGATCGTCTATGCCGAGGGGGTGACGCCGGAGACGGTGATCGGGACGCTGGCGCGCACGCCGCTGCCGCCGCTCAGCCCCCAGGACGACATCGTCGCGATCATGGGCAAGTTCGACGTGGTGCAGGCGGACGAACTCGCGGTGGTCGGCAATGACGGCGTGGTGCTCGGCACGCTGTCGGAAAAGTTCGTGCGCAAGCGTTATGCCGAGGAACTCGAAAAGGCACAGCGCGAACTGTTCGGCGAGTGAGGCAGCGCGCTTGCCGCGCATCGCGGACTGGCGCACGATAGTTGCGATACAGAAACGAGAGGGGTGAGCATGCGACCGATTCTGGCCCTTTTGCTGATGGCGGCGCCCGCCGCGGCGTTCGCGCAATCCGCGCCGGTGGTGGAGGAGCAGTCGATCGACCAGCTGCGCGCCGCGATGTCCTCTGGCACGTCGAGCGAGGCGATCACGCGGGCGTATCTGTCGCGGATCGAGGCGATGGACCGCAAGGGGCCGAGCCTGAGGGCGGTGATCGCGGTCAATCCCGATGCGATCGCGCAGGCGCAGGCCAGCGATGCGCGGCGCAAGGCGAAGAAGCTGCTCGGCCCGCTCGACGGCGTGCCGATACTGATCAAGGACAATATCGAGACCAAGGATCCGGTCGCGACCACCGCGGGGAGCCTCGCGCTCAAGGATAACATTACGAAACGCGATGCGCCGGTCGTCGCGTTGCTGCGCGCGCAAGGCGCGGTGATCCTGGGCAAGACCAACCTCAGCGAATGGGCCAATATCCGGTCGACCAAGGCGATGAGCGGCTGGAGCGCGATGGGCGGGCTGGTGCGCAATCCCTATGCGCTCGACCGCTCCGCCTGCGGGTCGTCGAGCGGCACCGGTGCGGGAATCGCGGCGAGCTACGCGGCGGCGGGCTTGGGGACCGAAACCGACGGGTCGGTGGTGTGTCCCTCCTCGATGAACGGGCTGGTCGGGCTGAAGCCCACCGTGGGCTTGGTCAGCCGCAGCTTCGTGGTGCCGATCAGCCATAGCCAGGACACGCCGGGACCGATGGCGCGCGGCGTCAAGGATACCGCGATCCTGTTCTCCGCAATGATCGGTGCAGACCCGGCCGATCCGGGGACGGCGGATGCGGGCAAGTATCGCAAGGACTACGCCGCCGGGTTGTCGTCGAGCGGACTGAAGGGCGTTCGGATCGCCGTCCTCCGCACCGACATGCCGGCGCTCGAGAAGGTACGATTCGAGGAAGCGCTCGGCGTGCTCAAGGCGCAGGGCGCGGTGCTGGTCGATGTCACGCGGCCCAAGACCGATGGCGTCGGCGACGCGGAGTTCGACGTGCTCAAGTTCGAGCTGAAGAGCGACCTCGACAAGTATCTCGCCGCGACGCCGGCGGCGGTGAAGACGCGTTCGCTCGATCAGGTCGTCGCGTTCGACACCGCCAACGCCGCGACCGAAATGCCGTATTTCGCGCAAGAAATCTTCGACATGGCGGCGAAGTCGAAGGGCGTGGACGAGCCGACCTACAAGGATCAGCGCGCGAAATCTTTGGCGGGCGCGAAGGGTGCGATCGACAAGATGCTGGCCGATGCCGGCGCGACGATCCTGGTGCAGCCGACCTACGGCCCCGCCTGGCTCAGCGACCCGGTCTATGGCGATCAGTATAACGGGCCGAGCTCGTCCGAACTCCCGGCGATTTCGGGCTATCCCAATTTGACCGTGCCGATGGGGCTGGTGCGCGGGTTGCCGGTCGGCATCTCGTTCATCGGGCCGGCCTATAGTGAGCAGGCGCTGCTCAATGCGGGCTATGCGTACGAGCAAGCGTCGAAGGCGCGCGCGGCGCCGCGCTATCTGCCGACCGTGGACGCCGGCCCGGCGGTCGAGGCGGCCAAGTAACGCCGCGCGAACCCGGCCTGCCACAGCATCAGTAGCGGCACGACGCCGAGCTCCATCGCGAGGCCGAACAGATGGCCCGTGCTCGGCGGCCCGACCGACAGCAGCGACCCGATCCGCGCCAGCCCGCCGCACACCACCAGCGCGCCGAGCAGGCGGAAGCGCGGACCCTTGGTCTCGATCGCGGGGATGCAGGTGGCGAACGCGATCCCGACCGCGAAGAAGATGCCCGATATGTAGCGGAAATGGCTATCGAGGTCGGTCGGGACGACCGGCGGATGACCGAGAAACGACGGCCCGCGCAGGATGCTCTCGCCCCCGACCGACAGCGGCACCAGACACGCGATCGCGACGACGATCTGGAGCAGGCGCTTCTCGATCACGAATGTTCCAGCAATTCGGCGCGGATGTGCACGGCGCGGAGCGACATCCGCACCTCGACGATGAACGCGACCAGCGACGCAATCAGGCACACCATCGCCAGGATGAAGGTCAGCGCGACATAGGTCCCGAACTTGAGGTCGGCGAGTTCCGCGACGAACAGCAACGCGACCACGGTGCAGGTCAGGATCGCGCTCGACACCGCGAGGAACAATGCCGCGTTGATCACCCAGATACGCTTGTCGAGCAGCCGCAATTCCCACACGTGGCGATCATGCTCCGGCCCGGTCGAGCGCGGGTGCAGCGCCTCCAGCGCTCGGGCACGATCGACCACGCGCGACAGCCGCCCCGCCAGCACGTTGAGCAAGCCCGAAATGCCCGCGAGCATGAAGACGGGCGACAGCGACAGCTGGATCGTCTGGGCGATCGTCGAGACGGTGGCGACTTGCATGGCGGACATGATGGCGGCTGTCGCGCGTTTAGGGAAGCGAAGGAGTGAGGCGATGCTGAGCTGGACGGTGGACGAGGCGGCCGGGGTGATCGAACTGGTGGTCGATGGCGCGATCACGCGCGCGTATTACGAGAAATTGGTGCCGGTGCTCGATGCGCAGATCGCCAAGCATGGCACGTTGCGCGTGGTGGAGACGGTGCGCAAGATCGGCCCGATCGACTGGTCGCTGTGGTGGCAGGATCTGAAATGGGCGGTCCAGCATCGCAACAGCCTGGCGCGGTGCGCGGTCGTGACCGACCATGGCTGGATCGGGCCGATCACGCGGGCGTCGGCGGCGCTGTTTTCGGGTGAGATGCGCGTTTTTTCGGAAAGCCAGGCGGTTGCCGCGAAAGCCTGGGTGCGCGAGGGTTGATCTCTACGGCTTGGTAACGCCTGTCCGCTAGAGCGGTTGGAAATGACCAAGCCCATGCTGCTCTCCGAATTCACCCGTCTGCCGGCCGCGATGCGCGCGACCGCGTTCGAAGGGCTGTCGGCGCTGATCGATACCGTCGCCGACGCCGCGCCGGAAAGCCATCGTTTCCTGCGTTACCAATGGTTCGCGGCAGCCACCGCCGCTTACGGTTTGCGCGCGCGGACGTTGGTGGTCGAGCATGACGGCGATCCGGTGATCGCGCTGCCGTTCGCGAGCTTCGGGCCGGGACCGGCGAAGCTGGCGATGGTGCCCGGTTGCTATTGGCCGTTCCGCGGCTTCCCCGCCGCCGAGCATGCCGAGCCCGCCGCGTTCGACACCTTGCTCGATCGGCTGGGGCAGGAGGTCAACGGCCTGCGCATCGGGCCGAGCTATGACGGCGATCCGGCGACCTCCGCGTTGGTCGAAGCGGCACGGCAGCGTGGCTGGGCGGTGCTCGATCGCTTCGTCGCGGACAGCTACGCGCTCGACATGGTCGCCGCGCAGGAAGAGGAGGGCGGCTTCCCGCGCACCTCGACGTTCAAGAAGAACCGCTTCCACGAAAAGCATCTCGCGGCGCACGGCGCGCTCGAATGGCGCTTCCTGTCGGGCGCCGATCTGCTCGCCGGCGGCTTCGATAAGCTCGCCGCGATCGAGGAAAAGAGCTGGATCGCCGCGCGCACCGACGGCAGCGACGCCAAGTTCACCAAGCAAGGTCATGGCGCGTTCTGGCGCCAGGCGGCGGCGGATCCGGTGGTCGCCAGGATGCTGTGGGCGGCGCTGCTGACGATCGACGGCGAGCCCGCGGCGTTCTCGTTCGACATGAACCTCGGCCGCCTCAAATACGCGATCGCCAATAGCTACGACCCCGCCTTCGCCAAGCACTCGCCCGGCAAATTGCTCTATTACCGCAACCTCGTCCGTGCGCGCGACGACGGCATGACGATGGTCGATTGGGGGGCGGGCGACAGCGGGTACAAGCGCGTGATCGGCGCCGACCGGGGACCCGCGATCCGCGACTGGCTCCTGCTTCGCCCGGGCGCGCCGGCTTTACTGGGTCAGGTGCTCAAGGGGATGTGGCGGCGCTCGGGCCAATAGCCCAGGTCACCGCGATACCGTCCGCCGCGGCGCCGTCGATCATCGCTTTCACGATTCGCGCGAGCATTTCGGGGGGCAGTTCGTCCGCCGCGCTCAGGCTGAACGTCACGTCACCCGCCGCCGCATCGACGATCCTCAGCGATACCTCCACCGACGGCGGCTCCTCCACCCGTCCGACCACGTCGAGCAACCGCAGCACTTCGCCCACCGGATATGGCGGCAACCCGTCGCCCTGCCGCGCATCCTGTGCCCGCGCGATCTGCCCGGCCGTTGCCAGCAGGATCGGCGCCATCGGCCCATCGAGCCGCGCGGTCAGATCGGCGATCAGCTCGTCCGACAACGCCTCGCCACCGAATGCCGCGATCAGGGGATCGGGAAGGGGATAGCGCGGTTCCGGCGCGATATCCGTGAACTCCCCAGCCCCCTCGTCATCGACCAGCGCGAC
It contains:
- a CDS encoding amidase; amino-acid sequence: MRPILALLLMAAPAAAFAQSAPVVEEQSIDQLRAAMSSGTSSEAITRAYLSRIEAMDRKGPSLRAVIAVNPDAIAQAQASDARRKAKKLLGPLDGVPILIKDNIETKDPVATTAGSLALKDNITKRDAPVVALLRAQGAVILGKTNLSEWANIRSTKAMSGWSAMGGLVRNPYALDRSACGSSSGTGAGIAASYAAAGLGTETDGSVVCPSSMNGLVGLKPTVGLVSRSFVVPISHSQDTPGPMARGVKDTAILFSAMIGADPADPGTADAGKYRKDYAAGLSSSGLKGVRIAVLRTDMPALEKVRFEEALGVLKAQGAVLVDVTRPKTDGVGDAEFDVLKFELKSDLDKYLAATPAAVKTRSLDQVVAFDTANAATEMPYFAQEIFDMAAKSKGVDEPTYKDQRAKSLAGAKGAIDKMLADAGATILVQPTYGPAWLSDPVYGDQYNGPSSSELPAISGYPNLTVPMGLVRGLPVGISFIGPAYSEQALLNAGYAYEQASKARAAPRYLPTVDAGPAVEAAK
- a CDS encoding DUF4345 domain-containing protein encodes the protein MIEKRLLQIVVAIACLVPLSVGGESILRGPSFLGHPPVVPTDLDSHFRYISGIFFAVGIAFATCIPAIETKGPRFRLLGALVVCGGLARIGSLLSVGPPSTGHLFGLAMELGVVPLLMLWQAGFARRYLAASTAGPASTVGR
- a CDS encoding DUF2721 domain-containing protein, coding for MSAMQVATVSTIAQTIQLSLSPVFMLAGISGLLNVLAGRLSRVVDRARALEALHPRSTGPEHDRHVWELRLLDKRIWVINAALFLAVSSAILTCTVVALLFVAELADLKFGTYVALTFILAMVCLIASLVAFIVEVRMSLRAVHIRAELLEHS
- a CDS encoding STAS/SEC14 domain-containing protein; translated protein: MLSWTVDEAAGVIELVVDGAITRAYYEKLVPVLDAQIAKHGTLRVVETVRKIGPIDWSLWWQDLKWAVQHRNSLARCAVVTDHGWIGPITRASAALFSGEMRVFSESQAVAAKAWVREG
- a CDS encoding GNAT family N-acetyltransferase, producing MTKPMLLSEFTRLPAAMRATAFEGLSALIDTVADAAPESHRFLRYQWFAAATAAYGLRARTLVVEHDGDPVIALPFASFGPGPAKLAMVPGCYWPFRGFPAAEHAEPAAFDTLLDRLGQEVNGLRIGPSYDGDPATSALVEAARQRGWAVLDRFVADSYALDMVAAQEEEGGFPRTSTFKKNRFHEKHLAAHGALEWRFLSGADLLAGGFDKLAAIEEKSWIAARTDGSDAKFTKQGHGAFWRQAAADPVVARMLWAALLTIDGEPAAFSFDMNLGRLKYAIANSYDPAFAKHSPGKLLYYRNLVRARDDGMTMVDWGAGDSGYKRVIGADRGPAIRDWLLLRPGAPALLGQVLKGMWRRSGQ
- a CDS encoding ParB N-terminal domain-containing protein, coding for MTARRSRTSFASLLRHASRREVEPPAPNLEGTFRVDPARVRLWSGLAAPTTEECRENVAAIAREGQTEPVTVRPVFDDALYEYEVIAGARDWVAVRHLREVATPRLDLLVRVALVDDEGAGEFTDIAPEPRYPLPDPLIAAFGGEALSDELIADLTARLDGPMAPILLATAGQIARAQDARQGDGLPPYPVGEVLRLLDVVGRVEEPPSVEVSLRIVDAAAGDVTFSLSAADELPPEMLARIVKAMIDGAAADGIAVTWAIGPSAATSP